Proteins co-encoded in one Novosphingobium sp. PP1Y genomic window:
- a CDS encoding DUF805 domain-containing protein, with amino-acid sequence MFAAIKYNLANLTNFSGRDARPTFWYYVLFLVIAQYALGLLISLPLMGGMMQGVVEGVKEGMSEAELQARMLARMSGPMRSAMIASMGLYLVSSALLVASFVRRLHDSGRPGWIAAIAFLCVLGAQAASMANMDRMVDAISTSAPGSPEAILAAQGPLIYATMLSWVGMLIVIGFGVWPSTDGPNRYGEEPVPD; translated from the coding sequence GTGTTCGCGGCAATCAAGTACAACCTCGCCAACCTGACGAACTTCTCGGGCCGCGATGCGCGGCCCACGTTCTGGTACTACGTCCTCTTCCTGGTCATTGCGCAGTACGCGCTGGGCCTGCTGATCTCCTTGCCGCTGATGGGCGGCATGATGCAGGGCGTCGTGGAAGGCGTGAAGGAAGGCATGTCCGAAGCCGAGCTGCAGGCACGGATGCTGGCCAGGATGAGTGGCCCTATGCGCTCGGCCATGATCGCCTCCATGGGACTCTATCTCGTATCTTCGGCGCTGCTGGTTGCATCCTTCGTCCGCCGCCTGCACGATTCCGGCAGGCCAGGCTGGATTGCCGCCATCGCCTTCCTCTGCGTGCTGGGCGCACAGGCGGCATCGATGGCGAACATGGACAGGATGGTCGATGCTATTTCGACTTCTGCTCCGGGCAGTCCCGAGGCGATCCTTGCCGCGCAGGGGCCCCTGATCTATGCCACTATGCTGTCCTGGGTCGGCATGTTGATCGTCATCGGTTTCGGCGTCTGGCCATCGACCGACGGGCCCAACCGCTATGGCGAGGAACCGGTTCCCGACTGA
- the proS gene encoding proline--tRNA ligase, with the protein MSAIRHALSTKREDDFAQWYQEVISEAEMAEESGVRGCMVIKPWGYGIWERIQRLMDDMIKAAGVQNCYFPLFIPLSYFAKEAEHVEGFAKEMAVVTHHRLVADGKGGLVPDPEAKLEEPLIVRPTSETVIGAAMARWVQSWRDLPLLTNQWANVVRWEMRTRMFLRTSEFLWQEGHTAHADRDDAMVETLRALEMYRAFAEGPLAMPVIAGEKPENERFPGAVATYSIEAMMQDGKALQAGTSHYLGTGFAKAAGIQYQDREGTQQYAHTTSWGTSTRMIGGLIMTHGDDDGLRVPPMVAPHQIVILPMLRENDEDEALLAYCEELRCALASQSVLGEPVRVLLDKRPGKATQKRWAWVKKGAPLILEIGGRDAAGGQVSMLRRDRLWNDKAKANFIGLAKDDFVARAASEIEDIQSSLYAEARAKRDANITRVSSFDEVAAFFSEDKRYPGWVEVEWARPTGEELEDVIKRLKELKLTMRNTPLNAEPVAGNCIFTGRPAVERIYVARAY; encoded by the coding sequence GTGTCCGCCATTCGCCACGCCCTCTCGACCAAGCGCGAGGACGATTTCGCCCAGTGGTACCAGGAAGTCATTTCCGAGGCTGAAATGGCCGAGGAGTCCGGCGTCCGCGGCTGTATGGTCATCAAGCCCTGGGGCTACGGCATATGGGAACGCATCCAGCGCCTCATGGACGACATGATCAAGGCGGCCGGCGTCCAGAACTGCTACTTCCCGCTGTTCATTCCGCTGTCCTATTTCGCCAAGGAAGCCGAGCACGTCGAAGGCTTCGCGAAGGAAATGGCGGTGGTTACGCATCACCGTCTTGTCGCGGACGGCAAGGGCGGCCTCGTGCCGGACCCGGAAGCGAAGCTCGAAGAGCCGCTCATCGTGCGGCCGACTTCGGAAACCGTGATCGGCGCGGCGATGGCGCGCTGGGTCCAGTCGTGGCGCGACCTGCCGCTGCTGACCAACCAGTGGGCCAACGTTGTGCGCTGGGAAATGCGCACGCGCATGTTCCTGCGCACCAGCGAATTCCTCTGGCAGGAAGGCCACACCGCCCATGCCGATCGTGACGATGCGATGGTCGAGACGCTGCGCGCACTCGAGATGTACCGTGCCTTCGCCGAAGGGCCGCTCGCCATGCCGGTGATTGCCGGCGAAAAGCCCGAGAACGAGCGCTTCCCCGGCGCAGTCGCGACCTACTCCATCGAGGCGATGATGCAGGACGGCAAGGCGCTCCAGGCGGGTACCTCGCACTACCTTGGCACCGGTTTCGCCAAGGCTGCGGGTATCCAGTACCAGGACAGGGAAGGAACCCAGCAGTACGCCCATACGACGAGCTGGGGTACCTCGACCCGCATGATCGGCGGCCTGATCATGACGCACGGCGACGATGACGGCCTGCGCGTTCCGCCGATGGTTGCACCGCACCAGATCGTCATTCTGCCTATGCTGCGCGAAAACGACGAGGATGAAGCGCTTCTCGCCTATTGCGAGGAACTGCGCTGCGCACTTGCCTCGCAGTCGGTACTCGGCGAACCTGTGCGCGTCCTGCTCGACAAGCGTCCGGGCAAGGCCACCCAGAAGCGCTGGGCGTGGGTCAAAAAGGGCGCTCCCCTGATCCTCGAGATCGGTGGACGCGATGCCGCGGGCGGGCAGGTCTCCATGCTGCGCCGCGACCGTTTGTGGAACGACAAGGCCAAGGCCAACTTCATCGGTCTGGCAAAGGATGATTTCGTCGCGCGTGCCGCCTCGGAAATCGAGGACATCCAGTCGTCGCTCTATGCAGAGGCGCGCGCGAAGCGCGATGCCAACATCACGCGCGTTTCCAGCTTCGATGAAGTCGCTGCCTTCTTCTCCGAGGACAAGCGCTACCCGGGATGGGTCGAGGTTGAATGGGCACGCCCGACCGGCGAGGAACTGGAGGATGTGATCAAGCGCCTCAAGGAGCTCAAGCTGACGATGCGCAACACCCCGCTCAATGCCGAGCCGGTGGCGGGTAACTGCATTTTCACGGGACGTCCGGCCGTCGAAAGGATATACGTCGCAAGGGCTTACTGA
- a CDS encoding pyruvate dehydrogenase complex dihydrolipoamide acetyltransferase, giving the protein MPIEIKMPALSPTMEEGKLAKWLVKEGDTVSSGDIMAEIETDKATMEFEAVDEGTVGKILVPEGSEGVKVGTVIAMLAGEDEDISSVESAPAPSAPKQEAPKAAEEAKTAAPAPAPAAAKASAAPAASKEGRVLASPLARRLADAKGIDIEAVSGSGPRGRIVKADVEAAQAGASKPKAAVAAAPVGEAAAAPTVEMADETRALLDARVPHSVEKLSSMRKTIARRLTQSKQEAPHIYLSVEIVLDKLIALRGEINEMLGKRGIKVSVNDMLVKALAMALVEVPECNVTFAGNELIKYERADISVAVSIPGGLITPIVPDANGKTFSQIAQATKDLGARAKEGKLKPEEFTGGTASISNMGMMGITQFSAVINPPQSTILAIGAGEKRPWVMADGSLGVATVMNATGSFDHRAVDGADGARLMAAFKAYVENPLSMVA; this is encoded by the coding sequence ATGCCCATCGAGATCAAGATGCCCGCTCTATCCCCCACCATGGAAGAGGGGAAACTCGCCAAATGGTTGGTGAAGGAAGGTGACACCGTCAGCTCGGGCGACATCATGGCCGAGATCGAGACGGACAAGGCGACGATGGAATTCGAAGCCGTCGACGAAGGGACTGTCGGCAAGATCCTCGTGCCCGAAGGCAGCGAGGGCGTGAAGGTCGGGACCGTGATCGCCATGCTTGCGGGTGAAGACGAGGACATCTCGTCCGTTGAATCCGCTCCGGCACCGTCCGCGCCCAAGCAGGAAGCGCCCAAGGCAGCAGAAGAAGCCAAGACCGCGGCCCCGGCCCCGGCTCCTGCTGCCGCCAAGGCCAGCGCTGCGCCTGCCGCATCGAAGGAAGGCCGCGTTCTCGCTTCGCCGCTTGCCCGTCGCCTGGCCGATGCCAAGGGCATCGACATTGAAGCCGTAAGCGGATCGGGACCCAGGGGCCGCATCGTCAAGGCCGATGTCGAGGCCGCGCAGGCGGGAGCCTCCAAGCCGAAGGCCGCCGTTGCCGCAGCGCCCGTCGGTGAGGCTGCAGCTGCTCCCACGGTCGAGATGGCCGACGAAACCCGCGCTCTGCTCGACGCGCGCGTGCCGCACAGCGTCGAGAAGCTCTCGAGCATGCGCAAGACGATCGCGCGCCGCCTGACCCAGTCGAAGCAGGAAGCGCCGCACATCTACCTCTCGGTCGAGATCGTGCTCGACAAGCTGATCGCCCTTCGCGGCGAGATCAACGAGATGCTCGGCAAGCGCGGCATCAAGGTCTCGGTCAACGACATGCTGGTCAAGGCGCTGGCCATGGCGCTGGTCGAAGTGCCCGAGTGCAACGTGACCTTCGCCGGGAATGAACTGATCAAGTACGAGCGCGCCGACATTTCGGTCGCGGTCTCGATCCCCGGTGGCCTCATCACGCCGATCGTGCCCGACGCCAATGGCAAGACCTTCTCGCAGATCGCGCAGGCGACCAAGGACCTTGGTGCCCGCGCCAAGGAAGGAAAGCTCAAGCCTGAAGAGTTCACGGGCGGTACGGCGTCGATCTCCAACATGGGCATGATGGGAATCACCCAGTTCTCGGCCGTTATCAATCCTCCGCAATCGACGATCCTCGCCATTGGGGCAGGTGAAAAGCGCCCCTGGGTCATGGCAGACGGCTCCTTGGGAGTTGCGACCGTCATGAATGCCACCGGAAGTTTCGATCACAGGGCCGTCGACGGAGCCGATGGCGCGCGTCTGATGGCGGCGTTCAAGGCCTATGTCGAAAACCCGCTGAGCATGGTCGCCTGA
- the phaR gene encoding polyhydroxyalkanoate synthesis repressor PhaR, which produces MAEAASRDDNTVIIKKYANRRLYNTQSSSYITLEHLAKMTREGVDYKVLDAKSGTDITHTILTQIIMEEESNGEQMLPVNFLRELISMYGNSMQSLIPHYLEASMENFRANQTKLHKAFEDSLGNNPLAKLAEQNMAMFKAAAAAFMPGGEKNESKPAAPAEGDDLSALRDQMAEIQKRLDALGK; this is translated from the coding sequence ATGGCTGAAGCGGCGTCGCGCGACGACAACACTGTTATAATCAAAAAATACGCAAACCGGCGGCTCTATAACACGCAATCGTCGAGCTACATCACGCTCGAGCATCTTGCGAAGATGACGCGCGAAGGCGTGGACTACAAGGTGCTCGACGCGAAGAGCGGCACCGACATTACGCACACGATCCTTACGCAGATCATCATGGAGGAAGAATCCAACGGTGAGCAGATGCTCCCGGTGAACTTCCTGCGTGAACTGATCAGCATGTACGGCAACTCGATGCAGTCGCTGATTCCGCACTATCTCGAAGCATCGATGGAAAATTTCCGCGCCAACCAGACGAAGCTGCACAAGGCTTTCGAGGATAGTCTTGGCAACAATCCGCTCGCCAAGCTGGCCGAGCAGAACATGGCGATGTTCAAGGCGGCAGCGGCGGCATTCATGCCCGGCGGCGAGAAGAACGAGAGCAAGCCCGCCGCTCCGGCAGAGGGCGACGACCTTTCCGCGCTGCGCGATCAGATGGCGGAAATTCAGAAGAGGCTTGACGCGCTGGGCAAATAA
- a CDS encoding universal stress protein — protein sequence MRVYLVIVDETDEALVALQFAARRAAKTDGALHLLALVPPQPFNAFGGVQATIEEEARARAETLVTAAAGNLLSQGAKMPVIAVRMGEDIKVVREYLKEHPEVSALVLGAAKEGGPGPLVAHFTGAGIGQMTCPVFVVPGTLDEAEIERLS from the coding sequence ATGCGGGTCTATCTGGTAATCGTCGATGAAACCGATGAGGCGCTTGTCGCCCTGCAGTTCGCGGCCCGGCGCGCAGCCAAGACCGACGGCGCGCTCCATCTTCTCGCCCTCGTCCCCCCGCAGCCCTTCAATGCCTTCGGCGGCGTCCAGGCCACCATTGAGGAAGAAGCGCGTGCACGTGCCGAAACGCTGGTGACCGCCGCAGCGGGCAACCTGCTTTCGCAAGGTGCGAAGATGCCGGTGATCGCCGTGCGTATGGGCGAGGACATCAAGGTCGTGCGCGAATACCTGAAGGAACATCCCGAGGTATCCGCGCTGGTTCTCGGTGCCGCGAAGGAAGGCGGCCCGGGCCCGCTCGTGGCGCACTTCACCGGTGCAGGTATCGGGCAGATGACCTGCCCGGTCTTCGTGGTTCCCGGTACGCTGGACGAGGCCGAAATCGAGCGCCTCAGCTAG
- the rnr gene encoding ribonuclease R → MAPKTRSAPGLPTRKQILDFIANSPVPAGKREIAREFGLKGQEKIQLKALLKDMAEEGLIDGKRTAFHKMGGLPKVTVLRIVDIDEGEAIAVPDTWQPEDATPPPRIRLVEKGRSALKMGDRVLSRTEETNTGWRAWPMKKLALRSEQMLGVVEIDGGGKPWLAPVDKRIRHSSPISDLGGAEKGELVLAEPVGRSARASVKVTQVLGEPLAPKAFSLIAIHKHGIPNHFTQETLDEAERVAKIPLSPDKREDLRHLTIVAIDPSDARDHDDAIWAEPDGEGGFRALVAIADVSFYVRPGGEIDREARRRGNSVYFPDRVVPMLPEILSADVCSLRSGEDRAAMACHMHIDGAGRVVEWRFTRAIVRIDEVIAYEDAQARIDEGIAADNLKHLWECWKALAEARHKRDPLELELPERRVKLDEQGRITEIAVRERLDAHRVVEDFMIAANVAAAKALEAKVAPVVYRVHETPSREKLVALKDYLATFGKKLALGQVITPGLFNRMLKDISDEAEKALIMEAVLRSQTQAYYGPRNEGHFGLALGSYAHFTSPIRRYADLLVHRALVDAYGLEQPKPQGDIPATSGLSERDREDLGRITEVISAAERRAMEAERDTIDRYVAAWLSSRVGDVFDTRITGVQKFGFFATIIGLGGDGLVPVSTLGDERFAYDEKSQVLEGEQTGTSYAMGQILRLRLAEANPLTGALKFELEEGGSGQIEQRGRPMPLKKRGKHFAGKRGRPNNIRHQGRKKR, encoded by the coding sequence ATGGCTCCCAAGACACGGTCCGCGCCGGGCCTGCCGACGCGCAAGCAGATCCTCGACTTCATCGCCAATTCGCCCGTCCCCGCGGGCAAGCGTGAGATCGCGCGCGAATTCGGGCTGAAGGGGCAGGAGAAGATCCAGCTCAAGGCGCTGCTCAAGGACATGGCCGAAGAGGGCCTGATCGACGGCAAGCGCACGGCCTTCCACAAGATGGGCGGGTTGCCCAAGGTCACTGTCCTGCGCATCGTCGATATCGACGAGGGCGAGGCGATTGCCGTGCCGGATACGTGGCAGCCTGAGGATGCAACTCCGCCGCCGCGCATTCGCCTGGTCGAAAAGGGCCGAAGCGCGCTCAAGATGGGCGACCGAGTGCTGTCGCGCACCGAAGAGACCAACACGGGCTGGCGCGCGTGGCCGATGAAGAAGCTGGCGCTGCGTTCGGAGCAGATGCTTGGCGTGGTCGAGATCGATGGCGGCGGCAAGCCCTGGCTGGCCCCGGTCGACAAGCGCATCCGTCATTCCTCCCCGATCTCGGACCTGGGCGGGGCAGAGAAGGGTGAACTCGTGCTTGCCGAGCCAGTGGGAAGATCGGCCCGCGCATCGGTCAAGGTCACACAGGTGCTGGGCGAGCCGCTTGCGCCCAAGGCCTTCAGCCTCATTGCGATTCACAAGCACGGCATTCCCAACCATTTCACGCAGGAAACGCTGGACGAGGCGGAGCGCGTCGCGAAGATTCCGCTCAGCCCGGACAAGCGCGAGGACCTGCGTCACCTGACGATCGTCGCCATCGACCCGTCCGATGCACGCGACCATGACGATGCGATCTGGGCCGAGCCGGACGGGGAAGGGGGCTTCCGTGCCCTCGTCGCGATCGCCGACGTCTCGTTCTATGTGCGTCCCGGCGGTGAAATAGACCGCGAGGCGCGTCGCCGCGGCAACTCGGTCTATTTCCCCGACCGCGTCGTGCCGATGCTGCCGGAGATCCTCTCGGCCGACGTCTGCTCCCTGCGTTCTGGCGAGGACCGGGCCGCGATGGCCTGCCACATGCACATCGACGGGGCAGGCCGGGTCGTCGAATGGCGCTTCACCCGCGCTATCGTGCGGATCGACGAAGTCATCGCTTACGAAGATGCGCAGGCGCGGATCGACGAGGGCATAGCTGCCGACAACCTCAAGCACTTGTGGGAATGCTGGAAGGCCCTCGCCGAAGCGCGCCACAAGCGCGATCCACTCGAACTCGAACTGCCCGAACGCCGGGTCAAGCTCGACGAGCAGGGCCGGATCACCGAGATCGCCGTGCGCGAAAGGCTGGATGCGCACCGCGTCGTCGAGGACTTCATGATTGCGGCCAACGTGGCCGCGGCCAAGGCACTGGAAGCCAAGGTCGCCCCGGTGGTCTATCGCGTTCACGAAACCCCGAGCCGAGAAAAGCTCGTCGCGCTCAAGGACTACCTTGCGACTTTCGGTAAGAAGCTGGCGCTGGGGCAGGTCATCACCCCGGGCCTGTTCAACCGCATGCTGAAGGACATTTCCGACGAGGCCGAAAAGGCGCTGATCATGGAAGCTGTCCTGCGCAGTCAGACCCAGGCCTATTACGGGCCGCGCAACGAAGGCCACTTCGGTCTGGCGCTTGGGTCCTATGCGCACTTCACTTCCCCGATCCGGCGCTATGCGGACCTGCTTGTCCATCGCGCGCTGGTCGATGCCTACGGCCTTGAGCAGCCCAAGCCCCAGGGCGATATCCCGGCGACTTCGGGCCTGTCCGAGCGCGACCGGGAGGACCTGGGCCGGATCACCGAGGTCATTTCCGCGGCCGAACGCCGCGCGATGGAGGCCGAGCGCGACACGATCGACCGGTATGTCGCGGCATGGCTGTCCTCGCGCGTCGGGGACGTTTTCGACACGCGCATTACCGGCGTCCAGAAGTTCGGCTTCTTCGCGACGATCATCGGTTTGGGCGGCGACGGACTGGTGCCCGTATCGACGCTGGGCGACGAGCGTTTCGCCTACGACGAGAAATCGCAGGTGCTGGAAGGCGAGCAGACCGGAACGAGCTATGCGATGGGCCAGATCCTGCGCCTGCGCCTGGCCGAGGCGAACCCGCTGACCGGTGCTCTCAAGTTCGAGCTGGAGGAGGGTGGATCAGGCCAGATCGAGCAGCGGGGAAGGCCGATGCCGCTGAAAAAGCGTGGAAAACATTTCGCGGGAAAACGCGGTCGCCCGAACAATATCCGGCATCAGGGACGCAAGAAGCGCTAG
- a CDS encoding acyl-CoA thioesterase, translating to MEPRRDPVIRVTAMPADANAYGDIFGGWLMSLMDMGAGLIAARHSHGRAVTVAMDGMQFHLPVKVGDEISVYGELCRVGRSSMTIGVEAWRRHRHEEEEVKVTQAVFTFVAVDNSGKPRTIEPGRNEQEI from the coding sequence ATGGAACCCCGGCGCGATCCGGTCATCCGAGTTACGGCCATGCCGGCCGACGCCAATGCCTATGGCGATATCTTCGGCGGTTGGCTGATGAGCCTGATGGACATGGGCGCGGGCCTGATCGCCGCTCGGCATTCCCATGGCAGGGCCGTGACGGTGGCGATGGACGGGATGCAGTTTCACCTGCCGGTCAAGGTGGGTGACGAAATCTCCGTCTATGGCGAATTGTGCCGCGTGGGCCGATCCTCGATGACCATCGGGGTCGAAGCCTGGCGGCGCCATCGCCACGAGGAAGAAGAAGTAAAGGTTACGCAAGCCGTGTTCACCTTCGTTGCGGTGGACAACAGCGGCAAGCCCAGGACGATCGAGCCGGGCCGCAATGAGCAGGAGATTTGA
- a CDS encoding M28 family peptidase, with translation MRKIVFPLVHIAVLGYPVPALAEQPQVSPDRLRADVAQLVSFGTRHTLSSDSDPKRGIGAARRWAADEFRRTSKACGNCLEVVLPESTVSGARIPAPVRLVDVVAIQRGTERPDEVVIVQGHIDSRASDVMDAGSDAPGANDDASGTALVLEAARVLSQRRFPSTIVYAALSGEEQGLYGGRLLADFAKKQGWTVKAVLNNDIVGGTHGSDGLVDDTHVRVFSEGPRADATDETRAAARRFGGENDSPSRNISRYIAGLAGGVQDDLAVRQVWRADRMGRGGDQLPFLEQGNPAVRFSVAVEDYEHQHQDLRTEDGVKYGDTIDEMDFPYLAKVTRLNVATLAALASAPMPPEPVADAAVKTWTDVRWKPVAGAVAYNVWRRRTDAPEWESQPAVSGTTQTAVKLEGLRGDDWLLGVSAIAADGSESPVASAVPGGGYEPLGSQE, from the coding sequence ATGCGCAAGATCGTATTTCCGCTCGTTCACATTGCCGTGCTCGGCTATCCCGTTCCTGCCCTGGCGGAGCAGCCGCAGGTCTCGCCGGATCGGCTGCGCGCCGATGTTGCGCAGCTTGTCTCCTTCGGTACCCGGCACACCCTGTCTTCCGACTCCGATCCCAAGCGGGGCATAGGCGCGGCCCGGCGCTGGGCGGCCGATGAATTCCGCCGGACGTCGAAAGCCTGTGGCAACTGCCTTGAGGTGGTTTTGCCCGAAAGCACGGTCAGCGGTGCGCGCATCCCGGCTCCGGTAAGGCTGGTCGACGTTGTCGCGATCCAGCGCGGGACAGAGCGCCCCGATGAAGTCGTTATCGTGCAGGGGCACATCGACAGCCGGGCCTCGGACGTCATGGATGCCGGGAGCGACGCGCCCGGCGCCAACGACGATGCGTCGGGTACCGCTCTCGTGCTGGAAGCCGCCCGCGTGCTTTCGCAACGCAGATTCCCCTCGACGATCGTCTATGCTGCGCTCTCCGGTGAGGAGCAGGGGCTTTACGGCGGCAGGTTGCTGGCGGACTTTGCGAAGAAGCAGGGCTGGACGGTCAAGGCGGTGCTGAACAACGACATCGTCGGTGGCACGCACGGTTCGGACGGGCTTGTCGACGATACCCATGTCCGCGTGTTCTCGGAGGGACCGCGGGCCGATGCGACCGACGAGACGCGCGCGGCCGCGCGGCGCTTCGGCGGGGAGAACGACAGCCCGAGCCGCAATATCTCCCGCTATATCGCCGGGCTTGCCGGAGGCGTGCAGGACGATCTTGCCGTGCGTCAGGTCTGGCGTGCCGACCGCATGGGGCGTGGCGGCGATCAACTGCCGTTCCTGGAGCAGGGCAATCCTGCCGTGCGCTTCTCGGTCGCCGTCGAGGACTACGAGCACCAGCATCAGGACCTGCGGACCGAGGACGGAGTGAAGTACGGCGATACGATCGACGAGATGGACTTTCCTTATCTCGCCAAGGTCACCCGCCTCAACGTAGCGACGCTCGCGGCACTGGCAAGTGCGCCGATGCCGCCCGAGCCCGTTGCCGATGCCGCGGTGAAGACATGGACCGACGTCCGTTGGAAACCGGTGGCAGGCGCCGTCGCCTACAACGTCTGGCGCCGCCGCACCGATGCTCCGGAATGGGAGTCACAGCCAGCCGTCTCCGGGACCACGCAGACCGCTGTCAAGCTGGAAGGCCTGCGCGGCGACGACTGGCTGCTGGGCGTCAGCGCGATTGCCGCCGATGGCAGCGAGAGCCCGGTCGCAAGCGCGGTTCCGGGCGGCGGTTATGAACCGCTTGGAAGCCAAGAGTGA
- the alr gene encoding alanine racemase has protein sequence MLPELPEPPLRLNLDWNALKANWQALDRLSGKARAGAAVKADGYGLGARKATAMLLEAGCRDFFVAHWAEAADLLDIVDPGSISVLHGPQSAEDCAYGQAIGARPVINSLSQAQRWLDAGGGLCDLMIDTGMNRLGVPMSEIGSELLARLDVDVLLSHLVSAEEESSLNALQCSRWLEARETIGHRRASLANSAGIALGAEFHGDLTRPGVSLYGGIPRTDMGRLIRQVVRPEAMIMQVRHVAAGETVGYNATFTAKAAMRVGTVSTGYADGYLRCWSNKGHFEANGAKLPVLGLVSMDMTVIDLTHANDIGEGDWVGAAYDLPSASVETGLTQYELLTLLGRRFRR, from the coding sequence ATGCTGCCTGAACTGCCCGAGCCGCCGCTGCGGCTGAATCTCGACTGGAATGCCCTTAAAGCCAATTGGCAGGCCCTTGACCGCCTCTCGGGCAAGGCCCGGGCCGGCGCTGCGGTCAAGGCCGACGGCTACGGCCTCGGCGCTCGCAAGGCCACGGCAATGCTGCTCGAAGCGGGGTGCCGCGATTTCTTCGTCGCGCACTGGGCAGAAGCCGCCGACCTGCTCGATATCGTTGATCCCGGCTCGATTTCGGTCCTGCACGGTCCGCAATCGGCCGAGGATTGCGCCTATGGTCAGGCGATCGGGGCTAGGCCGGTCATCAATTCGCTCTCGCAGGCGCAGCGCTGGCTCGATGCCGGCGGAGGTCTTTGCGATCTCATGATCGATACCGGCATGAACCGCCTCGGGGTGCCCATGAGCGAGATCGGCAGCGAACTCCTCGCCCGTCTCGATGTCGATGTCCTGCTTTCGCACCTCGTTTCGGCCGAGGAGGAATCTTCCCTCAACGCCTTGCAGTGCAGCAGATGGCTTGAGGCGCGAGAGACGATTGGCCATCGACGTGCCAGCCTTGCGAACTCGGCAGGCATCGCGCTTGGCGCTGAATTTCATGGAGATCTCACTCGGCCGGGTGTTTCGCTTTACGGCGGAATCCCGCGTACCGATATGGGACGGCTGATCCGGCAGGTGGTCCGCCCTGAAGCGATGATCATGCAGGTGCGCCATGTCGCGGCGGGGGAGACGGTGGGCTACAATGCCACCTTCACGGCAAAGGCGGCGATGCGGGTCGGCACCGTCTCTACGGGTTATGCCGACGGTTACCTGCGCTGCTGGTCAAACAAGGGTCACTTTGAGGCAAATGGCGCAAAACTGCCGGTCCTTGGCCTCGTCAGCATGGACATGACGGTGATCGACCTGACCCATGCAAACGATATCGGCGAGGGCGACTGGGTCGGCGCCGCCTACGATCTGCCAAGTGCATCTGTAGAGACGGGTCTCACGCAGTACGAATTGCTGACCCTGCTGGGCCGTCGTTTCCGTCGCTGA